The proteins below are encoded in one region of Apium graveolens cultivar Ventura chromosome 4, ASM990537v1, whole genome shotgun sequence:
- the LOC141718559 gene encoding uncharacterized protein LOC141718559, with the protein MNHLLKEAIKAAQEKYEYYANKKRTEATFEAGDWIVEKVGKVAYKLALPAGSQVHPVFHVSLLKKKIGSKYTVDTSLPRMGGDGQFLVYPTKLLQRRMVKRGNAAVIQWLIQWSHSIPEDARWEDALQIQEQYPNFNP; encoded by the exons ATGAATCATCTACTCAAAGAGGCCATCAAGGCAGCTCAGGAAAAGTATGAGTATTATGCTAATAAGAAAAGGACAGAAGCCACATTTGAGGCTGGTGACTGG ATAGTGGAAAAggtgggaaaggttgcttataAATTGGCACTGCCAGCTGGGAGTCAAGTGCACCCTGTATTCCATGTTAGTCTCTTAAAAAAGAAAATTGGGTCCAAATACACAGTCGACACTTCTTTGCCAAGGATGGGAGGGGATGGACAATTTCTAGTCTACCCAACAAAGCTACTACAGCGAAGGATGGTAAAGCGGGGAAACGCTGCAGTGATACAGTGGCTCATCCAGTGGTCTCACTCAATTCCGGAAGATGCTAGATGGGAGGATGCTCTGCAGATTCAAGAACAATACCCGAACTTTAATCCATGA
- the LOC141718558 gene encoding uncharacterized protein LOC141718558: MKLAGMHFEGRANIWFSVYQVSRGFVPWRMFVNDVVLHFKNPENRDVHDLFNKLKQTGIVSDYDDQFEELRAQVIARNRGLNKEYFVSSFVSGLKEHIKLAVKMFRPQSHSDVIFLAKQEEIKRNRSLVVQFVKSMRKLPTSPDRDKEAPPFTNYKSSGLREQRNTDKCFVDTQLVKELKLVAEAITPLVITVADGTTKTVDAACRNVNYTIQGNSFQYDLRLYPLGGSDVILGVDWLQQHNPVTFDFHAMNVTINKKAKAIALKGAGLPPPRQHDHHIPLLAGSQLVNQRSYRVPYVQKMEIEKQIQEMLKSGIIQPSTSPFSSPIILVKKKENTWRMCIDYRKLNDIMVKNKYPIPIIDELLDELKGACWFTKLDLRSGYYQIRVASSDVPKIAFRTRQGLYEFLVMPFGLTNALASFQCLMNDVFQDFLRKSVLVFFDDILVYSGCLEDHIEHLEAILLKMRQHQLFAKLSKCTFGQQ, encoded by the exons ATGAAACTAGCTGGGATGCACTTCGAAGGGAGGGCCAATATATGGTTTAGTGTCTATCAGGTCAGTAGGGGATTTGTTCCTTGGCGTATGTTTGTAAATGATGTAGTGCTGCattttaaaaatcctgaaaatagGGATGTGCATGATCTCTTTAATAAATTGAAGCAAACAGGAATAGTCTCGGACTATGACGATCAATTTGAAGAACTGAGAGCTCAAGTCATAGCCAGAAATAGGGGTTTAAATAAGGAATATTTTGTTTCTAGTTTCGTGAGTGGTCTCAAGGAACATATAAAACTGGCTGTTAAAATGTTTAGGCCCCAGTCACATAGTGATGTTATTTTCCTGGCTAAGCAAGAAGAGATTAAGAGAAATAGATCATTAGTGGTGCAGTTTGTTAAGTCTATGAGAAAATTACCAACTAGCCCAGATAGAGACAAGGAAGCACCACCATTTACCAACTATAAGTCTTCAGGCTTGAGGGAGCAAAGGAatactgataagtg CTTCGTGGACACCCAACTTGTCAAGGAGCTAAAACTGGTAGCAGAGGCAATAACTCCTTTAGTTATCACTGTTGCAGATGGTACTACCAAGACTGTAGATGCAGCCTGCAGGAATGTGAATTACACAATTCAAGGGAACTCATTCCAATATGATCTTCGATTGTACCCTTTGGGAGGATCTGATGTGATATTAGGGGTTGACTGGCTCCAACAACATAACCCCGTCACTTTTGACTTCCATGCTATGAATGTAACCATCAACAAGAAAGCCAAGGCTATTGCACTGAAGGGTGCCG GCCTGCCTCCACCAAGACAACATGACCACCATATTCCCCTATTAGCAGGCAGCCAACTAGTTAATCAGAGAAGCTATCGAGTACCGTATGTTCAGAAAATGGAGATAGAGAAACAAATACAGGAAATGCTGAAATCAGGAATTATACAACCGAGTACTAGCCCTTTCTCATCTCCAATCATACTAGTGAAGAAGAAGGAAAATACTTGGAGAATGTGCATAGACTACAGGAAACTCAATGACATTATGGTGAAAAACAAATATCCCATACCTATAATTGATGAGCTGCTCGACGAATTAAAAGGTGCTTGTTGGTTTACCAAGTTAGATTTGAGGTCCGGATATTATCAAATCCGAGTGGCCAGTAGTGATGTTCCAAAAATAGCTTTTAGGACACGCCAAGGGCtctatgagttcttagttatgccctTTGGATTAACAAACGCACTGGCCTCGTTTCAATGTTTGATGAATGATGTATTTCAGGACTTTCTTCGAAAAAGTGTATTAGTTTTTTTTGACGATATACTAGTTTATAGTGGTTGTTTGGAGGATCATATCGAGCATTTGGAAGCTATTTTGTTGAAAATGAGGCAACATCAATTATTTGCTAAACTCAGCAAATGCACTTTCGGCCAGCAATAG